In Glycine soja cultivar W05 chromosome 10, ASM419377v2, whole genome shotgun sequence, the genomic stretch CAACAAAACTACACAATCGGGAGTTAATGAAGTACGAATTCACCTTGTTGTGCTATCTTGCTTTATTAATTTTGAGTAATGAGGTGGTAGGATAAGGGTTGGTGTTCAGAGTGAATGCATTTCCACGTGAGATAAGAGAAAAGGAACGAGGCAAAGAAGCGACCTATATTAAGAAATACTAATATACTTAATTTATTATCTATATATGGATACCTCATAATGGGTAGCTGTGTGATAACTCTTTTTGTACATGCAGAGGATATTGGCACTTCTTGTGACATATTTCttttgattaataatattaatattttgccgtaaaaaaataatcatcttataaatttttaaatttgaaataattggatatttaaataaattaaaataccttttaatctcttaattattttaattttatttactaaaatttaaaaagagacaaaatattttttagtctctaatgtttaatttttaaaatacttgtttttagTTCCTCCGGTCGATCCTGTTTGCTATTTTAGTCATCGCCGTTGAGAAACTCCGTTATCTGATAAAAGACAATCGTCTATATACAAATCCCATATGATTGAACGACTCCCACACACATATATCTCTTTCTATGCTTGCTGAATCAAACAACTGTCACAGTCACAACACTAGATTTACAACGCCCCTTCCTTATGCACACCATTTATTTGtgattttgtaaaaacaaaattcaatcccGCATCAGAGCTTTTTCGAACCTCTTTTCAACTTCTGATGAGTTTTCATATATCCATAACACCTTCCCTCCAAATAATCGGTcttcaatatgattttattcaatACCCCACCAATTCATACCTACTCATGTGGAGTTCAGAGGATTGGTGGTGATTGTTTTTACCTCGAGATCTGTCGGTCACCTAGTACTTACTTGCTTTGAGATAACGGACGTTTTTAACGGGGAGGACTAAAATAACAAACGGAACAAAAGATAGACAACTAAGACCGCTCGATATTTATTTTGGGaactaaaatcaattatttcaaaaagattACAGAGTAATTCATATGTCTTTATTAGATCCTTAAAGTTTTACTCCTATAAATAGCCATCTCAATTCACTTGTTTTGTATCCCAAAATCAAGAGAGAAACACATAAAAGAGTGTTAGTGTATTCTCCTATTTTATAGAGAGAAGTGTTGTGCCATATTACAAGAGATGGTGTAATTATTCTTGTATTTAGagagaaattataattttctttacttattaaaaatatttcctttgtcttatttatgatttttttctctatattaTTTTTCGTTAAAATATTGTGcgttaatttgtatatttttcacCTCTTATTTTAGTtgctaattattaattttgttacttTGGTAACCAACATCAGTGAGTCAGCGACTTCAATTTTCtggttataatataatattatataaaagggCTTTGATTCATTGGGGAGACATGGAGATTATTCAAGCTTCTAACGAGGGAAGACAGACGTCAATGGGTTTGGTGTACGAGCAATTTATATGGGCATTTCTTGTTGGGTGCACGTTCATTAGTGTATTATCTCATCCTGATGAAGGTAACGCTTTGTTCTAACTTCTGAAGTACTTACTACttgtcattttcaaaatttttatgaAGTTCCatattattacaatttttttattactttcttcaaagaattgaaaacagaaaaaatgaCCACAACTCGGAAGTTTCTTTTGTTTAGTTGATGTGATTAATAGTTAGTCAGGCAATGGAACTCTTTCTTACAgcattcattttctttgatATCTTCATCCAATGTGTCCATGCAGCAGCTCCAAAGTACACATTTTTAAAAGAAGCAACATCTGCTCCACAAATCTTAACTTATGACTACATAGTGATTGGTGGAGGAACATGTGGGTGTCCACTAGCAGCAACTCTCTCACAAGGTGCAGGAGTTTTAGTCCTTGAAAGGGGGGGCTCTCCTTACACAAACCCTGAGCGAATCAACATAAAGAACTTTGGGAATTCCCTCGTTGACATAAGCCCTTCATCATTTTCCCAGCCATTCATATCCAGAGATGGTGTCCTCAATTCGCGGGCTCGTGTCCTGGGTGGTGGCTCTGTCGTGAATGCAGGATTCTATTCAAGGGCTAGCTCCACCTACATAAGAGATTCTGGTTGGAATGAAACTTTGGCTGAGGACTCATATATATGGGTTGAAAAAAAAGTGGTCTTTGAGCCCCTTCTGATGCAGTGGCAATCAGCAGTCAGGGATGGATTACTTGAAGTAGGTGTGTTGCCCAACAATGGTTTTACTTTTGATCACTTATATGGGACTAAGGTTGGAGGGACAATTTTTGATAAGGAGGGTAACAGGTACACAGCAGCTGATTTGTTAGAGTATGCTGATCCCAAGAGAATTTCTGTTTATCTCCATGCCACGGTGCAGAAGATACTATTTAAGTATAACACAGGTAAGGATTTAAGAATATATAGGGTCcgtttaaacaatttttaatttctataaatacttataagagaagaaagaatatatatataaaagttaaaatcaacttatacacatattgattttattttatttcttattttctttttctgtttacGAAAATGTTTATCTAAATAGGGTTTTGTTGATTGCTTTGTTATGAATTTTAGAGGCCTAAGGCTAATGAtaatgtttttgaattttttattttacagaaAAAAGAAGGCAACAAGCTTATGGAGTAATTTTCAAAGATGCATTGGGAGTGATGCATAGAGCATACTTAAGCACACAAGGAAAGAGTGAGATAATCTTATCAGCTGGTGCAATTGGAAGCCCACAGTTGCTGATGCTAAGTGGGATTGGTCCTGCAAACCATCTTCAAGCTCATGGAATAAAAGTGGTTTTGGATCAGCCCTTTGTGGGTCAAGGGATGGCAGATAATCCATTGAATGTTCTAGTGGTTCCTTCCCCTGTGCCTGTTGAAGTCTCTCTTGTCCAAACAGTGGGCATCACTAAGTTTGGTAGCTTCATTGAAGCAGCCAGTGGACTGAGCTTGGGCCATTCTTGGTCGGAAAGGCTTCAAGGGATTTTTGAATTTGTGTCAAACCAGGTCAGTGTCCCATTTGCACCTTGAAATAACTATTTTGTATTGGATGTCTCATAATTTGGTTCAGTTGAATTCACGGTTGGGGGTGGTCTTGGCCTTTTGGCTAAGATCAAGTGAAGCCTGGATTATTATATCCTTACTATTAAGTTCTTTAATTAAATGATGATATAtgagtatttatttaaattttgtaacacaGTATTTCATAATGTGAATGATAGTTTTGAtgataaagatataaaaaaacataatccaAGTTTCATAATGAAACACCGGTGAGGATGAAGAGCATGACAGGTTTGCTAATCATTTCAAACTAGTGTCATGCAAAATATAATTAGCCAGTTTTATTTCCACCATTTTCATTtggttttatatacttttagaTGAtagtttctttttaaatttgagaGCTTTATGTATATCAAGGTTTTAAAACcgaattttaaaaacttgataTATATACTCATTTGTATATCAAGGCCAGGAATTGTTTGATCTTAAAATGGCTAGGTCTCGGTTCTTGTGATCTTTGGGTTGAGTTGGTGgaagtaattaaataatcattGTCTGACGGCTTTGAAGAAATCTTTGTTGCTGGTGATTTCGTTGAAGGGTTTTGCCGGGGGATTTAGAAACTCACAGATCCATAGGGGTGCAGTGTTTGGTGATGCGGTCGGAGATCATTGAATGCTGGTGGACCATGGGGaggtgtagtgattgcttattaATGCTGTGCCATGGCAATTAGTACTGTTCAATGGATTGGGATGATTTTATTAGCAGAAATTGTAGGTGAATGTGATGAATCTGTATGGGTAGGAGTTTATTTCCTAGGAATTGAATTGATGATTATATGGTTACATAATATTTTGTCAACtgtagacttaaatatattgtaACCCTGACAGATTTGATTTCTCGACCTATAAGGTCTACTTTTGTTATATAGCTGGAAAAGCCTTTATACCCaattctctctctatatatatacttctttgatgttaaaaaaaaaggttttaaaacCGTTTTGTTATTGctatttgtaattttagtctttaGACTATTGCAATGCGCAATTTTGACTAACAGTCATATTTGGCTGTAATTTCCTACTATATATGTTAAGGATCCAACGAAAACACGACCATGATTTAAAATCGTGGctcatatcataaatttaattatgaaaattaatgaaataaataaaaaatgtataaaaatcatAAGTCTTATTGATAAGCTCAAACAAGTTTTGTAGAAGCTTTTCCAAATACCTTTGAATGCCAAAAGGTTCATTCAATATATGCTCAACACtggaaattagaattttttttactaataataaAGGTGACTTACTCTGAAATTTGTTCTTATTTGAAGTCTGGTGAGCCTTCCACGTTTCCCCCAGAAGCTAAGGAGAGTGTTGCAGACACTATTAGATTTTTAACCAATCCAACTCTTAAAGGAGGAGTCATAGGTGAAAAGGTCACAGGACCACGCTCTACGGGTCATTTGGAGCTTATAACCACAAATCCCAATGATAACCCATCAGTTACCTTCAACTATTTTAAGGATCCAGAAGACTTAAAGAAGTGTGTTGAAGGCATGAGAATCGTCATAGATGTGATAAACTCAAAAGCATTCTCAAAGTTTCGCTACCACAACATGCCGGTCCAAGCTCTAATAGACTTGATGTTGCACTTACCAGTTAACTTGAGGCCTAAACATGCTAATGCTGCCTTCTCTTTAGAACAGTATTGCATAGACACTGTGCTAACAATTTATCATTACCATGGAGGGTGCCAATCTGGTAAAGTTGTCGATCATAATTATAAGGTTATTGGTGTTGAAGCTTTGAGGGTAATTGATGGATCCACTTTTCATGGCTCACCGGGTACAAATCCTCAAGCTACTGTAATGATGCTTGGAAGGTAAGTGTTTATTGGCACCTATCAATCAATATTGATTTCGtatttgatgatgataataatttgAAGTACATTTATTGTCTTACTCTTTCGTTAATTTTTTCTGGTACAACTTTGATATACAGGTATATGGGAGAAAAGATTATAAAGGAAGATTCTTCCATAGGCGGAAGTGAAGGGATCAATTGAGTTCATATTTTCCGTTGTTCCATATTTGTGTTGTTCTTCGCATGATTTCTCTCACGAGTCACAATTTATATCAGTGATTGCCAATATATATTGCTACACTTTTAACTCTAAAACGAACTTATTAATACATCCAAATTACTGCCTATATCAATACCCTAAAAATCTGAGGCCGAGTATGTatttacaatattattatttataaaataacttattttagtGATTAAAGATGCTTGTACCAAGAAGAGTAAAAATGAGTCATATATACAACCGGATCCCATTgaaaacatctttgaaaagttgcTCAGCTGTGAATGTTCTTAGATGTAACTTACACAAGAATCATGAGAttgacattaaaaaataaaataatatgtgatagtataaattaaactcattatCAACTCTAatgttataacttttttcttagttttaattactcttgtaatttttaaatttattccttTTAATCATTGTAGTTAATAAGTGaactttttaatctttaaaatttaataagtaaattttttagttttaaaatttacattttaatttccaAATGATTCATGTCGTTCAAATTCTTTAACTCTATTAAGGACcttttaaggaattaaaatgtaaattttagaaactaaaaaaatttatttattaactatagggacaagtttaaaaattataagaattaaatgagtaattaaacattttttctatttaagacTTTGGTATTCAAATGTTAGATTAgacattaaacttttttttaatttgtacgaATTGAATACACTAACACAGGATGTTTAGAACACTTACGTATATTACTCAACCAATTGATTGAACATCTTACTAcattaaacttatttaatttgaGCTTGATATGACCATCATACACTACAAAATAGAATCTAAAAATTAGTTTGTGTTAAAAACAACATACTTATTCATGCATGTGTTAAAAATTTGtgtgtaaaattttcttaaattaatgaCACTCATGCAAGATTAATCTTTGACCAAAAACACAGTGAAAAAAAACTTCTAATAAAAGACGTGCTTTAATAAGACTTTGCTGAAAGGTATAAAAACTCTACAATGAAATATAATGTTGGATTATTTTAGAGAGAAATGTTAGATATTGTTGTCAATATTGTTTCAATCTGAAAACCATAGAAAATTTGTCGTGATAAACTTACATCACAGTTAAAAGAAATCGCATTTAAAACTaacacattaattattaaagtaaGAGTTTAATGACCAAGCAGTATAAAATGTTTTATGCtattaatcaataaataaaaattcattattaatataatttttaagataaatattattaaaagaattaaCAAATTCATCttaaagtaatttataattaaatgatagtcTAAAGTTGTCAATATATGGACTATTTACTCTCAAaataatcaatatcaatatacttttaatccaatgaaatttaaatagtttttcGGCGCATTACAGGAGTTCATATCTAGATTAAATCTAACGTTGATTAGTAGAGTCATTATCAAGTAGAATTTACAGATATTGTGTTAAGAATGTCGGTTAACTTAATTTGTAAGAAAGGTCTTGGATAACAAAATACTTTCACGCGTCGTGTCCCCTCCCCCCAATCTTGAGAGTTCTTATAAACTCTTTTGTTATGCGTGTTTTGGCTGTTTACTATTTTTGGCCAAGTTATTTTGAAGTATAATTTCTAAAGGAATTTAAGAGATCCAATTGATGTCACCGTCACACTTCATGCATTTCGACAAGTTTCAAGAACACTTAATCTTTGTATGAAATGAGACACAAATTGAGTGTTGTTGAACAAACATAGTTTGTGTGCAAGAGCAAAGGGTAATGCATGAAGTAGTGACTTCAATTTTCtggtaaaatattatataaaatgggCTTCGATTCTTTGGGAAGACATGCAGATTATTCAAGCTTCTTACAAGCGAAGACAGACATCAATGGGTTGGGTGTCCGAGCAATTTATATGTGCATTTCTTGTTGGGTGCACGTTCCTTAGTGTATTATCTCATCCAGATAAAGGTAATGCTTTGTTGTGAAGTACTAGttttcatttacaaaattttgttgAAGTTCCATattcttacaattttttattgttttcttccaagaattgaaaatagaaaaaatgagaaCACAATTCAGAAGTTTCTTTTGTTTAGTTGATCGATTTGATTGATAGTTAGGTAGGTGTAGGTGTTAGTGTCTCTTTGGAACTCTTTCTCACAgcattcattttctttgatATCTTCATCCAATGTGTCCATGCAGCAGCTCCAAAGTAGACATTTGTAAGAGAAGCAAAATCTGCTCCACAAATCTTAACTTATGACTACATAGTGATTGGTGGAGGAACATGTGGGTGTCCACTAGCAGCAACTCTTTCACAAGGTGCAAGAGTTTTAGTCCTTGAAAGGAGAGGCTCTCCTTACACAAACCCTGAGCAAATCAACATAAAGAACTTTGTGAATTCCCTCGCTGACATAAGCCCTTCATCATTTTCCCAGCCATTCA encodes the following:
- the LOC114370704 gene encoding protein HOTHEAD-like isoform X1; this encodes MEIIQASNEGRQTSMGLVYEQFIWAFLVGCTFISVLSHPDEAAPKYTFLKEATSAPQILTYDYIVIGGGTCGCPLAATLSQGAGVLVLERGGSPYTNPERINIKNFGNSLVDISPSSFSQPFISRDGVLNSRARVLGGGSVVNAGFYSRASSTYIRDSGWNETLAEDSYIWVEKKVVFEPLLMQWQSAVRDGLLEVGVLPNNGFTFDHLYGTKVGGTIFDKEGNRYTAADLLEYADPKRISVYLHATVQKILFKYNTEKRRQQAYGVIFKDALGVMHRAYLSTQGKSEIILSAGAIGSPQLLMLSGIGPANHLQAHGIKVVLDQPFVGQGMADNPLNVLVVPSPVPVEVSLVQTVGITKFGSFIEAASGLSLGHSWSERLQGIFEFVSNQSGEPSTFPPEAKESVADTIRFLTNPTLKGGVIGEKVTGPRSTGHLELITTNPNDNPSVTFNYFKDPEDLKKCVEGMRIVIDVINSKAFSKFRYHNMPVQALIDLMLHLPVNLRPKHANAAFSLEQYCIDTVLTIYHYHGGCQSGKVVDHNYKVIGVEALRVIDGSTFHGSPGTNPQATVMMLGRYMGEKIIKEDSSIGGSEGIN
- the LOC114370704 gene encoding protein HOTHEAD-like isoform X2 — translated: MEIIQASNEGRQTSMGLVYEQFIWAFLVGCTFISVLSHPDEAPKYTFLKEATSAPQILTYDYIVIGGGTCGCPLAATLSQGAGVLVLERGGSPYTNPERINIKNFGNSLVDISPSSFSQPFISRDGVLNSRARVLGGGSVVNAGFYSRASSTYIRDSGWNETLAEDSYIWVEKKVVFEPLLMQWQSAVRDGLLEVGVLPNNGFTFDHLYGTKVGGTIFDKEGNRYTAADLLEYADPKRISVYLHATVQKILFKYNTEKRRQQAYGVIFKDALGVMHRAYLSTQGKSEIILSAGAIGSPQLLMLSGIGPANHLQAHGIKVVLDQPFVGQGMADNPLNVLVVPSPVPVEVSLVQTVGITKFGSFIEAASGLSLGHSWSERLQGIFEFVSNQSGEPSTFPPEAKESVADTIRFLTNPTLKGGVIGEKVTGPRSTGHLELITTNPNDNPSVTFNYFKDPEDLKKCVEGMRIVIDVINSKAFSKFRYHNMPVQALIDLMLHLPVNLRPKHANAAFSLEQYCIDTVLTIYHYHGGCQSGKVVDHNYKVIGVEALRVIDGSTFHGSPGTNPQATVMMLGRYMGEKIIKEDSSIGGSEGIN